The Bryobacteraceae bacterium genome includes a window with the following:
- a CDS encoding signal peptidase I produces MEQSGQDGLLRTLMWKHLLYWIRDLTLAVFIALVVILFLYQPVKVEGTSMLPTLEDQERVFINKFVYRLGLEKIQRGDTVVFWFPGDPSKSYIKRVIGLPGDRVEVRAGFVFVNGYPVSEPYVPAEYRDKSNMAPVIVPENHYFVMGDHRSSSNDSRHWGPLPARAIYGKAVFAYWPLERLGIVQ; encoded by the coding sequence ATGGAACAATCGGGGCAGGACGGGCTTTTGCGGACGCTCATGTGGAAGCATCTGCTGTACTGGATCCGCGACCTGACTCTGGCCGTTTTCATCGCGCTGGTGGTGATTCTGTTCCTCTATCAGCCGGTGAAGGTGGAAGGCACATCCATGCTGCCGACGCTGGAAGACCAGGAGCGCGTGTTCATCAACAAGTTCGTCTACCGGCTGGGACTGGAGAAGATCCAGAGGGGCGACACGGTGGTCTTCTGGTTCCCGGGCGATCCCTCGAAGAGCTACATCAAGCGCGTCATCGGACTGCCGGGCGACCGGGTGGAAGTGCGCGCCGGCTTCGTCTTCGTCAACGGCTATCCGGTCAGCGAGCCGTACGTGCCGGCGGAGTACCGGGACAAGTCGAACATGGCGCCCGTGATCGTGCCTGAGAACCACTACTTCGTCATGGGCGACCACCGCTCCTCGTCGAACGACAGCCGCCACTGGGGACCGCTGCCGGCACGGGCCATCTACGGCAAGGCCGTCTTCGCCTACTGGCCGCTGGAGCGGCTGGGAATCGTGCAGTAG
- the pheA gene encoding prephenate dehydratase → MARNHPMKVAIQGEAGAFSHEAALQLLGERISVLSCQRFEEVFRALADGTADAAVVPIENTLHGSVHENYDHLLNFDFRIVAELNLRIVHNLIACPGVRLKDVRRVFSHPVALNQCLRFLGAHPEWERVPFYDTAGSVKMLLEERLGDAAAIASAVSAEIYGGRILKRSIEDDRQNYTRFFLLRRPDQAPLKLQEEGRRGWKTSIVFSTRNQPGSLFRALSAFALRDLSLTKIESRPLRGKPWEYLFYVDFQGHAEDEKVQKALGHLGELCDLLRVFGSYRA, encoded by the coding sequence ATGGCTCGGAACCATCCGATGAAAGTGGCCATTCAGGGAGAGGCCGGAGCGTTCAGCCACGAGGCGGCGTTGCAGCTGCTGGGCGAACGCATCTCGGTTCTTTCCTGTCAGCGGTTTGAAGAGGTTTTCCGAGCTCTGGCCGATGGAACGGCAGACGCCGCCGTGGTCCCGATCGAGAACACGCTGCACGGGTCGGTGCACGAAAACTACGACCATCTGCTGAACTTCGACTTCCGCATCGTCGCCGAGCTGAACCTGAGGATCGTGCACAATCTGATTGCCTGTCCGGGGGTCCGTCTGAAGGACGTGCGGCGCGTGTTTTCGCATCCGGTGGCGCTGAACCAGTGCCTGCGGTTCCTCGGCGCGCATCCCGAATGGGAGCGGGTGCCGTTCTACGACACTGCCGGCAGCGTGAAAATGCTGCTGGAGGAGCGGCTGGGCGATGCGGCCGCGATTGCTTCGGCCGTGTCGGCGGAGATCTACGGCGGGCGCATCCTGAAGCGCTCGATTGAAGATGACCGGCAGAACTACACCCGGTTCTTCCTGCTGCGGCGCCCGGATCAGGCGCCGCTGAAGCTGCAAGAAGAAGGCAGGCGGGGCTGGAAGACGTCGATCGTCTTTTCGACCCGCAACCAGCCGGGATCGCTGTTCCGGGCGCTCAGCGCATTCGCGCTGCGCGATCTGTCGCTGACGAAGATCGAATCGCGTCCGCTGCGCGGCAAACCCTGGGAGTATCTGTTCTACGTGGACTTCCAGGGCCATGCCGAAGACGAGAAGGTCCAGAAGGCGCTGGGACATCTCGGCGAGTTGTGCGACCTGCTGCGCGTGTTCGGCTCATACCGGGCGTAG
- a CDS encoding aldo/keto reductase, with the protein MNATRRGFLAGAALLVGPRSLKAAPGEMPKRKLGKTGLEPTVLGFGCMTTTDASVIEQAADAGINWFDTARGYQNGNNERMVGAALKSRRQKLHITTKTPARNKADAMAHLETSLRELQTDHVDVWYLHNRSNPSECPDELFDAQDEAVKAGKARFRGVSFHANHEQMFRFLIDKGRTDVILVSYNFAMGEKLEPLMKEASDKGIGIVAMKVMAGGWRRVRDGDPMKEKLAKPGAFAAALKWAVRQPFVHTSIPGILDLDQLDENWRAVVTGYRPEVDGKLLAAQLDLIRPVYCRSCGACSGVCPRGLPVSDIIRYVNYAEGYGEFALGRDQFRLLPEPLREVRCSDCPRCAVRCPNGVRVAERVARAQEWFA; encoded by the coding sequence ATGAACGCGACCCGGCGAGGTTTTCTGGCTGGAGCGGCGCTGCTTGTCGGCCCCCGCTCGTTGAAGGCGGCTCCGGGAGAGATGCCGAAGCGGAAGCTGGGCAAGACGGGCCTGGAGCCCACGGTGCTCGGCTTCGGCTGCATGACGACCACGGACGCCAGTGTCATCGAACAGGCCGCCGACGCGGGCATCAACTGGTTCGACACCGCGCGCGGCTACCAGAACGGCAACAACGAGCGCATGGTGGGCGCCGCGCTGAAGAGCCGCCGCCAGAAGCTCCACATCACCACCAAGACGCCGGCGCGGAACAAGGCTGATGCGATGGCGCATCTGGAGACGTCTCTGCGCGAACTGCAGACCGACCATGTCGACGTCTGGTACCTGCACAACCGGTCGAATCCCTCCGAGTGTCCCGACGAGCTGTTCGACGCGCAGGACGAAGCGGTGAAGGCGGGCAAGGCCCGCTTCCGCGGCGTCAGCTTCCACGCCAATCACGAGCAGATGTTCCGCTTCCTGATCGACAAGGGCCGCACGGACGTCATCCTGGTCAGCTACAACTTCGCGATGGGCGAGAAGCTGGAGCCGCTGATGAAAGAGGCCTCGGACAAAGGCATCGGCATCGTGGCGATGAAGGTGATGGCCGGCGGGTGGCGGCGCGTGCGCGACGGCGACCCGATGAAGGAGAAGCTTGCCAAACCCGGCGCGTTCGCCGCGGCGCTGAAATGGGCCGTCCGCCAGCCGTTCGTGCATACCTCGATCCCCGGCATTCTGGATCTGGATCAGCTCGATGAGAACTGGCGCGCCGTCGTCACGGGCTACAGGCCGGAAGTGGACGGAAAGCTGCTGGCTGCGCAGCTCGACCTGATCCGTCCCGTCTATTGCCGCTCCTGCGGCGCCTGCTCGGGCGTGTGCCCCAGGGGGCTGCCCGTGAGCGACATCATCCGGTATGTGAACTACGCCGAGGGCTACGGTGAATTCGCGCTGGGCAGGGATCAGTTCCGTCTGCTGCCGGAGCCGCTGCGGGAAGTCCGCTGCTCGGACTGCCCGCGGTGCGCGGTCCGGTGCCCGAACGGCGTCCGCGTGGCCGAGCGCGTGGCCCGGGCGCAGGAGTGGTTCGCATGA